The following are from one region of the Brienomyrus brachyistius isolate T26 chromosome 4, BBRACH_0.4, whole genome shotgun sequence genome:
- the si:ch211-106h4.4 gene encoding MAM and LDL-receptor class A domain-containing protein 2 isoform X18 produces MRRSAHLLLAFLGFLEVLLWGLHVTVAVHRCLEGEFQCASQECVSQENVCDYHSDCTDGSDEEFCGSCNFDLHSCGWKDVSSSFYRWRLEMANVSSEPGVDHTTGSPFGSIMHVEGSNPSPLSKAQLETVLHKPTAIGCHITFWYHLFDSIGLSSEVSLHVTTNSSLQKLWEIKKAQTRGWENVTVHIGNRAAGSKLQFMVSPTFIGDQDVALDDVQLLDCSERDIPAGSSRLSCSFEADACAWYNDQGSPASWERVIGKDPWGQQLRPDHDHTSGTGYYMFVGSKSRTATPVQARLLSYPQDARKAQCLSFWYHMFGGTVGSLKFISRHSGGGDRLQWVRTGTQGNKWHFVDLQIEESDTPVQFVFEATVGGAYGSIAIDDVVVSAAPDGSCRAERECTFQGSLCGLLQDHTGNFNWSRTTGEQSVNTSSPGHDHTLGTAQGYYLSAQIWRWSVGDAGRVLTRLHDPTPKSGECLKFWYHMDGEGVGTLSIYLQKLDRSRVLLWSEHGKQGDLWRQGRATVLSHDAPYQVVFEAVAGDGVGMDIAIDDLLILNGPCPPLGFCDFESDPCSWLSVRPLVSGMDWDWTSASSTAGGRGPPVDHTTNSGQGHYMYYSKSMLTSSTTANLQSEYMDPTTMGCLVFWYHLSVLYHGDVRFTVHLNESGSLRSIWNQTGYQGNVWLKSMVDYSTSSRHQILFEAKALSSSSVDVALDDIYVVRDQTCPGFVATTVAPTTIPTAAPTSPMDCSFEEGLCRWSQETGDSFNWSRQAGREVEAPEDGPRYDHSVGNEEGFYLIIPALGSKEGETAVISIPMMLQSTDVCISFWYHMLGSSVSSLELLVQTSESEKAMWRRHGTQDAEWLNSQVTLSMADVQKIKLSGRRNSLGIGYIAIDDITVREGHCVDQDPCGFESAFMCEYEQDVTDGADWVHTTGPDGRVDRTYRTQQGHSMAVFGKDLHQREVIMLRTPEFPATTESCLQFWYWLSARGNDTLSVHVTQGEELGPALWVLSGAPCHNWEVAQITVSAASKFRVVFRAEMDAAPGSSVQLDEVSLRGGACVPTGSCDFEEGQCTWRNLEGDGHDWIQADGHFHGPSVDHTTQTPEGRYLLSSVRSQVQNQSSKAILVSERFQNSGTTCFSFWYQMNVSEPGVLRLHLQSGATKKDQFYETTEGWSNWTQVSHTVLGPKGFQVLIEAETTTGFLAIDDLLVTPGPCHDNETSANFTGCDFETDICGWEDVSSGQFVWQRGRNGSVTDNTGPSTDHTTGTELGWYMEVDADQGDVNSFAALWSPAMKEASSQCELEFYYHMYGKGIGQLGVRLHEISGFTWLWSLSGDQDQEWRRASVQVGRIPGMFRLVFEATRTYSTLGDIAIDDISLLHCSLPEPQARCPSDNFRCSSGVCVEHRRVCDFTDDCGDRSDETDCELQGYLGRCSFEHGLCAWEPSSMGAPGAEWVRQRAPSSWTPLTAAPPMDHTRNSAAGHYVIPGWSDVSDMVSSTLLPSVNCTVRFYHYSQNTGQGSGELTVRLRSILSASSDRVLWVREGSRAFFWERAEVTFSTAVHSKVVLRYERPARAGGDVAVDDVSFSLQCAHDPENSALPQPATPTAPPSTSPSATPCKADEFFCWLSEDVTCIPASSQCDYTKDCPLGEDEQSCGPCTFENNQCGWMDVSKRDIRWQRQRATVPTDPDHTTGTGSYMNVVHGKSNIAQSKSRGNARLLSPRLPPSGPYCQMMFHFRVTPGGGAGLYVIRLEAGAKSGTLLWSRPKQDSGQWVPEILNVGSTPQPYKIVFNSSLESASNNNGSLGIALDDISFHNCEASYQPPDPSSHNCSFEDHSCGWVQAASDDLDWQSWTGPSVTANTGPAGDHTTGLGNYLYVESSSPSRVGDVAQLKSPLLPPAGPQGYCITFWYHMFGATVGSLRLYLQESQPLQRTLMWKRQGMQSDMWQMTQSHVTLQEVHQVVLEASVGGWAGDVALDDITLTPGACRHSGPPDLCDFEDSDCDWTSESWVRRSGGGPSREPGSDHTTDTPHGHYFYLGSSSSQPPGHMASLISPEFAAGTGDCLQVWYHMDGDSISTLNVYQQSEDGGRKLVFSKTGSQGELWRLGNVRLDPMEGSAFRIVVEGVRGTGVSGGVAIDDVLLSNGACPPPGVCDFQGSLCGWTNVEAGDQADWLRGRGSSPLPSTGPCVDHTMGSSQGYYVYVDSAVGQKGDKAMLYSEVFQPTQGDGCLSFWYHRHGQNIGNLSLYSGTR; encoded by the exons ATGAGAAGGTCAGCCCACCTGCTGCTAG CTTTCCTTGGCTTTCTggaggtcctgctctggggtctaCATGTGACCG TAGCGGTTCACAGGTGTCTTGAAGGAGAGTTCCAGTGTGCTTCCCAAGAATGTGTCTCCCAGGAGAACGTCTGCGACTACCATAGTGACTGCACCGATGGATCGGATGAAGAGTTCTGCG GGTCCTGTAACTTTGACCTGCACTCATGTGGGTGGAAAGACGTGAGCAGCAGCTTCTACAGATGGAGGCTAGAAATGGCCAACGTCAGCTCCGAGCCCGGGGTGGACCACACCACCGGCTCACCGTTCGGTAG CATCATGCACGTGGAGGGATCTAATCCATCTCCCTTGTCCAAAGCCCAGCTGGAAACCGTCCTTCACAAACCCACGGCAATAGGCTGTCACATCAC CTTTTGGTACCACCTGTTTGACAGCATAGGGCTTTCCTCAGAAGTCTCCTTACACGTCACCACAAACTCATCCCTCCAGAAGCTGTGGGAGATAAAGAAGGCCCAGACCAGGGGCTGGGAAAATGTTACTGTCCACATCGGGAACAGAGCCGCAGGTTCCAAG CTGCAGTTCATGGTGTCACCCACGTTCATCGGTGACCAGGACGTGGCGCTGGACGACGTGCAGCTGCTGGACTGCTCCGAGCGGGACATTCCTGCCGGGTCTTCGCGGCTCTCCTGCTCATTCGAGGCGGACGCCTGTGCCTGGTACAATGACCAAGGTTCTCCAGCCTCCTGGGAGAGGGTCATCGGGAAAGACCCATGGGGCCAGCAGCTACGCCCAGACCATGACCACACCAGCGGCACCG GTTACTACATGTTTGTGGGTTCAAAGTCCAGAACAGCAACCCCTGTTCAAGCCCGACTGCTGAGCTACCCCCAGGATGCCAGAAAAGCACAGTGTCTCAGCTTCTGGTACCATATGTTTGGAGGCACCGTTG GATCCCTGAAGTTCATTTCCAGACACTCCGGAGGGGGTGACAGACTGCAGTGGGTGCGAACCGGGACACAGGGGAACAAGTGGCACTTTGTGGACCTCCAAATCGAAGAGAGTGACACACCAGTACAG TTTGTGTTCGAGGCCACGGTGGGCGGGGCCTACGGGAGCATCGCCATCGACGACGTGGTTGTTTCCGCCGCCCCGGATGGGTCGTGCCGCGCCGAGAGAGAGTGCACCttccagggctccctctgcggCCTGCTGCAAGACCACACGGGGAACTTTAACTGGAGCAGAACCACAGGGGAGCAGTCTGTAAACACCTCCAGTCCCGGCCACGACCACACCCTGGGGACGGCTCAAG GTTACTATCTGAGCGCCCAGATCTGGCGCTGGTCCGTCGGTGACGCGGGCCGAGTGCTGACCCGCCTGCACGACCCAACTCCGAAAAGTGGGGAATGTCTGAAGTTCTGGTACCACATGGACGGCGAGGGTGTCGGGACCCTCAGCATCTACCTGCAGAAGCTGGACCGGTCCAGGGTGCTTCTGTGGAGCGAGCATGGAAAGCAGGGGGACCTCTGGAGGCAGGGCAGAGCTACGGTCCTTAGCCATGATGCCCCGTACCAG GTTGTGTTTGAGGCTGTTGCTGGAGATGGTGTTGGGATGGACATAGCTATTGATGACCTCCTAATCCTGAATGGACCATGCCCCCCTCTAG GGTTCTGCGACTTTGAGTCAGATCCTTGCAGTTGGCTGAGTGTCCGTCCATTAGTCAGTGGTATGGACTGGGACTGGACTTCGGCATCTAGCACTGCAGGCGGCCGCGGCCCGCCCGTGGACCACACCACAAATTCAGGTCAAG GTCACTACATGTACTACAGCAAATCCATGCTGACGTCCTCCACAACGGCTAACCTGCAGAGTGAATACATGGATCCCACAACTATGGGATGCCTTGTCTTCTGGTACCATCTCAGCGTGCTCTATCATG GTGATGTGAGGTTTACGGTGCACTTGAATGAGTCTGGGAGTCTCCGTTCAATCTGGAACCAGACGGGATACCAAGGGAACGTCTGGCTGAAGTCCATGGTGGATTATTCCACGTCAAGCCGCCACCAG ATCCTGTTTGAAGCGAAAGCGCTATCCAGCAGTTCAGTGGATGTCGCCCTGGATGACATCTACGTCGTGAGAGACCAGACCTGCCCAGGTTTCGTGGCCACCACAGTGGCCCCCACCACAATACCAACAGCTGCCCCCACAAGCCCGATGGACTGCAGCTTTGAGGAGG GATTATGCCGCTGGTCCCAGGAGACTGGCGATTCCTTCAActggagcaggcaagcaggacgGGAGGTGGAGGCTCCTGAGGATGGGCCTCGCTATGATCACAGTGTCGGCAATGAAGAAG GGTTCTACctcatcatccctgcattgggCTCCAAGGAAGGAGAGACAGCAGTGATATCAATACCCATGATGCTCCAGTCCACAGATGTGTGCATCAGCTTCTGGTACCACATGCTGGGGTCGTCTGTCTCCAGCCTGGAGCTCTTGGTGCAGACC AGTGAATCTGAAAAGGCGATGTGGAGAAGGCACGGTACGCAGGATGCCGAGTGGCTGAATTCGCAGGTCACCCTAAGCATGGCCGACGTGCAGAAA ATAAAGTTGTCTGGTAGACGGAACTCCTTGGGTATCGGATACATCGCCATTGACGACATTACTGTCAGAGAGGGGCACTGCGTGGATCAAG ACCCGTGTGGGTTTGAGAGCGCCTTTATGTGTGAATATGAACAGGACGTGACAGATGGCGCTGACTGGGTCCACACCACTGGCCCAGATGGCCGAGTTGATCGTACTTACAGGACGCAACAAG GTCATTCCATGGCAGTGTTTGGAAAGGACTTACATCAGCGAGAGGTCATCATGCTAAGGACCCCAGAGTTCCCGGCCACAACAGAGTCCTGTCTACAGTTCTG GTATTGGCTGTCGGCGCGTGGTAATGACACACTCTCAGTGCATGTCACGCAGGGTGAGGAGCTGGGCCCTGCACTGTGGGTACTCTCTGGCGCCCCCTGTCACAACTGGGAGGTGGCACAGATTACAGTCTCTGCTGCTTCCAAATTCAGG GTGGTGTTTAGAGCAGAGATGGACGCGGCCCCTGGCTCCTCAGTGCAGCTGGATGAGGTGTCACTGAGGGGCGGAGCCTGTGTCCCCACAGGAAGCTGCGACTTCGAGGAGGGTCAGTGCACCTGGAGGAACTTAGAAGGCGATGGCCATGACTGGATCCAGGCAGATGGGCATTTTCACGGGCCAAGTGTCGACCATACCACCCAGACCCCTGAGG GGAGGTACCTATTGAGCTCAGTTCGGAGCCAGGTCCAGAACCAAAGCAGCAAGGCGATCCTGGTCTCTGAGCGCTTCCAGAACAGTGGAACCACTTGCTTCTCTTTCTGGTACCAAATGAATGTCAG TGAGCCTGGGGTCCTGAGGCTCCATCTGCAGTCTGGGGCCACCAAGAAGGACCAGTTTTACGAGACCACAGAAGGCTGGAGCAATTGGACCCAGGTTTCCCACACAGTGCTCGGGCCCAAAGGATTCCAG GTGCTGATCGAGGCTGAGACCACCACGGGGTTCCTTGCCATCGATGACCTCCTAGTGACTCCAGGACCCTGTCACG ACAATGAAACTTCAGCAAATTTTACGGGTTGTGATTTTGAGACCGACATCTGTGGCTGGGAAGACGTGAGTTCGGGTCAGTTTGTGTGGCAAAGGGGACGTAATGGCTCAGTCACAGACAACACGGGTCCGTCCACGGACCATACCACGGGCACTGAGCTGG GCTGGTACATGGAGGTGGATGCGGACCAGGGGGACGTTAACAGCTTTGCGGCACTGTGGAGCCCGGCGATGAAAGAGGCGAGCTCACAGTGCGAACTGGAGTTCTACTATCACATGTACGGGAAAG GCATCGGCCAGCTGGGAGTGCGGCTTCATGAGATCTCCGGGTTCACGTGGCTGTGGAGCCTCTCGGGGGACCAGGACCAGGAGTGGAGGCGAGCCTCCGTACAAGTGGGTCGCATCCCAGGGATGTTCCGGCTGGTCTTTGAGGCGACTCGCACCTACAGCACGCTGGGAGACATCGCCATAGATGATATTTCCCTTCTGCATTGCTcactgccag AGCCCCAGGCCCGATGCCCCTCGGATAATTTCCGATGCTCCAGTGGTGTTTGTGTCGAGCACCGAAGGGTGTGCGATTTCACCGATGACTGTGGGGACCGGAGCGACGAGACAGACTGCG AGCTGCAGGGTTACCTGGGGAGGTGCAGCTTTGAGCACGGCCTGTGTGCCTGGGAGCCCAGCAGCATGGGGGCCCCTGGGGCCGAGTGGGTGAGACAGAGAGCACCGTCCAGCTGGACCCCCCTCACGGCCGCCCCGCCCATGGACCACACCCGAAATTCGGCAGCAG GCCACTATGTGATTCCTGGATGGAGTGACGTGTCAGACATGGTTTCTTCCACCTTACTGCCCAGCGTAAACTGCACT GTGCGTTTTTACCACTACAGCCAGAACACTGGGCAGGGCTCCGGAGAGCTGACAGTGAGGTTGAGAAGCATCCTCAGTGCAAGCAGTGACCGGGTGCTGTGGGTCAGAGAGGGGTCACGGGCCTTCTTCTGGGAGAGAGCAGAGGTCACTTTCTCCACCGCTGTGCACAGCAAG GTCGTGCTGCGTTACGAGAGACCAGCACGCGCCGGAGGTGATGTAGCTGTGGACGAcgtctccttctccctccagtGTGCCCATGATCCCGAGAACAGTGCACTACCCCAACCAGCTACCCCCACGGCCCCGCCCTCTACATCCCCCTCCGCCACGCCCTGTAAG GCAGATGAGTTCTTCTGCTGGCTGTCAGAGGATGTGACCTGTATCCCTGCCAGTTCTCAGTGTGATTACACCAAAGACTGCCCTCTAGGGGAAGATGAGCAGAGCTGCG GACCTTGTACCTTTGAGAACAAtcagtgtggatggatggatgtgagtAAGAGGGACATCAGGTGGCAGAGACAGAGAGcgactgtgcccacagaccccGACCATACCACAGGCACAG GCTCCTACATGAATGTTGTCCACGGAAAATCCAACATTGCCCAGAGCAAATCCAGGGGAAATGCCCGTTTGCTGAGTCCCAGGCTTCCCCCGTCAGGCCCCTACTGCCAGATGAT GTTTCACTTCCGGGTGACCCCCGGTGGAGGGGCTGGCCTGTATGTCATCCGGTTGGAGGCTGGTGCCAAATCGGGGACGTTGCTCTGGTCCCGCCCTAAGCAGGACAGCGGCCAGTGGGTTCCAGAGATCCTCAATGTGGGCTCCACGCCTCAGCCATACAAA ATTGTCTTCAACAGCTCCCTCGAGTCGGCGTCCAACAACAACGGCTCTCTGGGCATTGCCCTGGATGACATCTCCTTCCACAACTGCGAGGCATCCTACCAGCCACCAG ACCCCTCCTCTCACAATTGCTCCTTTGAGGACCACTCCTGCGGCTGGGTCCAGGCAGCCAGTGATGACCTGGACTGGCAGAGCTGGACCGGACCGTCTGTCACCGCTAACACTGGACCCGCGGGGGACCACACCACTGGCTTGG GGAATTACCTATATGTCGAGAGCTCCTCTCCAAGCAGAGTAGGGGATGTGGCCCAGCTGAAGTCccctctgctgccacctgctggcccccAAGGCTACTGCATCACTTTCTGGTACCACATGTTTGGTGCCACAGTTGGAAGCCTAAGGTTATACCTGCAAGAATCTCAGCCCCTACAAAGGACACTG aTGTGGAAGAGGCAGGGCATGCAAAGCGACATGTGGCAGATGACCcagagtcatgtgaccctgcaGGAGGTCCATCAGGTGGTGCTGGAGGCGTCTGTAGGTGGTTGGGCGGGAGACGTTGCTTTGGATGACATCACTCTTACCCCTGGAGCTTGCCGTCACTCCG GACCCCCAGACCTGTGTGACTTTGAGGACAGTGACTGTGACTGGACCTCGGAGAGCTGGGTGCGGCGTTCTGGTGGTGGTCCCAGTAGGGAGCCAGGATCCGATCACACCACCGACACGCCCCATGGACATTACTTTTACCTGGGCTCCTCAAGCTCCCAGCCCCCCGGTCACATGGCCTCACTGATCTCCCCAGAATTCGCTGCGG GAACAGGTGACTGTCTACAGGTCTGGTACCACATGGATGGGGACAGCATAAGTACCCTAAACGTGTATCAGCAGAGCGAGGATGGCGGacgcaaacttgttttttcaaAGACTGGCAGCCAGGGGGAGCTGTGGAGGCTTGGCAATGTCAGGCTGGATCCTATGGAGGGGTCTGCATTCCGG ATTGTGGTAGAGGGTGTCCGGGGGACAGGAGTATCTGGGGGCGTCGCCATTGACGACGTGCTGCTGTCTAATGGAGCCTGCCCACCCCCTGGAGTCTGCGACTTCCAGGGCAGTCTGTGCGGGTGGACCAACGTTGAGGCAGGCGACCAAGCCGATTGGCTACGCGGGCGAGGGAGCTCCCCTCTTCCCAGCACGGGGCCCTGCGTGGACCACACCATGGGCTCCAGCCAAG GCTACTACGTGTATGTGGACAGCGCAGTGGGACAGAAGGGTGACAAGGCCATGTTGTACAGCGAGGTCTTCCAACCAACCCAGGGAGACGGCTGCTTGAGCTTCTGGTACCACAGGCATGGTCAGAACATCGGCAACCTCAGCCTCTACAGCGGCACCAG